In one Trichlorobacter lovleyi SZ genomic region, the following are encoded:
- a CDS encoding recombinase family protein encodes MAGKSIGYVRVSTSDQHTDRQLAGLELDRVFTDSASGKNTDRPQLGAMLAYVRDGDVIHVHSLDRLARNLIDLRRVVSDLVERGIAIHFHTENLVFTPDETINPMSTLLLSMLGAVAEFERSLIRERQKEGIAAAKTRGVYRGRRPSLTPDQIAEIKQLASTGVPKAKLARRYDVSRETIYQALKSAL; translated from the coding sequence ATGGCAGGCAAATCTATCGGCTATGTCCGCGTCAGCACCAGCGACCAACATACAGACCGGCAACTGGCCGGACTGGAACTGGACCGCGTTTTCACAGACAGCGCATCAGGTAAAAACACTGATCGGCCACAACTTGGAGCCATGCTTGCCTATGTCCGTGATGGCGACGTAATCCATGTCCACTCTCTTGACCGCCTTGCCAGGAATTTGATCGACCTGCGTCGAGTTGTCAGTGACCTGGTTGAGCGTGGCATCGCAATTCACTTTCATACTGAGAATCTTGTCTTCACTCCAGATGAAACGATCAATCCGATGTCAACGCTGCTGTTGTCCATGCTGGGCGCCGTGGCAGAGTTCGAAAGAAGCCTGATCCGAGAGCGACAGAAAGAAGGCATTGCAGCGGCAAAAACCCGAGGCGTGTATCGTGGGCGTCGGCCCTCTCTGACACCTGATCAGATTGCCGAGATCAAACAGCTGGCCTCAACAGGAGTCCCCAAAGCCAAGCTTGCTCGCCGTTATGACGTGTCGCGTGAAACTATCTATCAGGCCCTCAAATCAGCTCTTTGA
- a CDS encoding type II secretion system protein encodes MSVRAAYLHNQKGFTYLIALLAVMLIGIMLGAAGTSWKNVMQREREEELLFRGMQIQDAIGRWHQPQGNVQQHAATPLNDLKDLLRDPRTPATVRYLRKLYRDPITNQDWVLIGEPARGIIGVASSSTERVIKKDNFPDQLQDLVNKERYDQWQFVYKPTQKTVQQAVQVSR; translated from the coding sequence ATGTCTGTCAGAGCCGCATACCTTCATAATCAGAAGGGGTTTACCTATCTGATCGCGCTGCTCGCCGTGATGCTGATCGGTATCATGCTTGGTGCTGCCGGTACCAGTTGGAAAAACGTCATGCAGCGTGAGCGCGAAGAAGAACTGCTGTTTCGCGGCATGCAGATTCAGGACGCCATTGGTCGCTGGCATCAGCCGCAAGGAAATGTGCAACAACATGCTGCCACGCCGTTGAATGACCTGAAAGATCTTTTAAGGGACCCTCGTACTCCGGCAACCGTGCGCTACCTGCGAAAGCTGTACCGCGATCCCATCACCAATCAGGACTGGGTTCTGATTGGTGAACCGGCCCGTGGCATCATTGGTGTTGCCAGCAGTAGTACCGAGCGGGTTATCAAGAAGGATAACTTTCCTGATCAGCTACAGGATCTGGTCAACAAAGAACGTTATGATCAGTGGCAGTTTGTCTATAAGCCGAC
- a CDS encoding molybdopterin-containing oxidoreductase family protein, giving the protein MEEIRRSYCGLCHPRCGTLLHMDNNQVVKVTGDPQHPISRGAICERGRFMVEHLYHPQRLNYPLKRIGKKGEGRWQRISWDQALDEVAEKLASLKEKHGAETLAFTHGTKRTYHWDCRRFFNLFGSPNTCGVNTICMCPSYATEYATYGGMVMGSEVMGARCVVLWGNNASNSSPLYLSAHLAKARKNGAKLIVIDPRRIKEAEQADLWLQVRPGTDLALMLGWIRLIIAEELYDREFVANWTVGFDELKAAVEAYTPEKVAEITSVSAELIVQAARMYATTGPAVIPFGFGLDKQGINATQCARARAILRAITGNLEVSGGENFSMTGEVGKIHDWEYLELNDTLPASQRAKQLGAKQYPIFGFPGWERNSAANKKLPEGYVAPPEAWHSNLAHAREVMNAIITGKPYPVTAAITLANNPLLALPNTKRVFKALQALELYVVVDYFMTPSAAMADYVFPAASTVETPELWLTGGFCVACPQAMEPLYERRNSYDFYRGLAMRLGQEQYWPWETVEEVYDHCLEPLGLNFKQLQNQPGIFGAREYRRYEKFGFGTPSGKVELKSSIFEELGKDALPQYREPVWSPKADPTLTEEYPLILITGSRYMPIYHSEHRQIEAARKKMPDPLVSIHPVTAERLGLAEGDWAVISTPLASIRQRVKLSDAMDPAMVDIQHSWWFPERDPKLPELFGVFESNANMLCPDDPEFCSPEIGSWPHSALMCRVEKEKQS; this is encoded by the coding sequence AGGCAAGAAGGGAGAGGGGCGCTGGCAGCGCATAAGCTGGGATCAGGCATTGGACGAGGTGGCGGAAAAATTGGCCAGCTTGAAAGAGAAGCATGGGGCAGAGACCCTGGCTTTTACCCACGGCACCAAGCGCACCTACCACTGGGACTGCCGGCGCTTCTTCAACCTATTCGGTTCGCCCAACACCTGCGGGGTCAATACCATCTGCATGTGCCCAAGCTACGCCACCGAATATGCCACCTACGGCGGTATGGTCATGGGGAGTGAGGTCATGGGTGCTCGATGTGTGGTTCTGTGGGGCAATAATGCCTCAAATTCCAGCCCGCTGTACCTTTCAGCTCACCTTGCCAAGGCGCGAAAAAATGGCGCTAAGCTGATCGTCATCGACCCGCGCCGGATTAAAGAGGCGGAACAAGCCGACCTCTGGTTGCAGGTTCGACCGGGCACCGATCTGGCGCTAATGCTAGGCTGGATTCGCCTGATTATCGCCGAAGAGCTGTACGACCGAGAATTCGTTGCCAACTGGACGGTTGGCTTCGATGAACTTAAAGCTGCGGTCGAAGCCTACACACCGGAGAAGGTCGCCGAAATCACCTCGGTGTCGGCGGAGTTGATCGTTCAGGCAGCCCGCATGTACGCCACCACCGGGCCGGCCGTCATCCCCTTTGGCTTTGGACTGGACAAGCAAGGTATCAATGCCACTCAGTGCGCACGCGCCCGGGCGATTCTGAGGGCAATTACCGGCAATCTCGAAGTCTCTGGCGGTGAAAACTTCAGCATGACCGGTGAGGTTGGTAAAATCCATGACTGGGAGTACCTAGAGCTCAACGATACTCTGCCAGCCAGCCAGAGGGCCAAGCAGCTCGGTGCGAAGCAATATCCCATCTTCGGTTTCCCCGGTTGGGAAAGAAACTCGGCTGCCAACAAAAAGTTGCCCGAGGGCTATGTCGCTCCACCCGAGGCTTGGCACTCCAACCTGGCCCATGCCCGCGAGGTGATGAATGCTATCATCACCGGCAAACCCTATCCGGTGACCGCGGCAATTACCCTTGCCAACAATCCGCTGCTCGCTCTGCCGAATACCAAACGCGTATTCAAGGCCCTGCAGGCCCTTGAGCTCTATGTGGTGGTCGATTACTTCATGACACCGTCGGCTGCTATGGCGGATTATGTTTTCCCGGCTGCCTCAACGGTTGAGACTCCCGAACTCTGGCTGACCGGAGGTTTCTGTGTTGCCTGTCCACAAGCGATGGAGCCACTTTACGAGCGTCGCAACAGTTATGACTTTTACCGTGGGCTAGCCATGCGTCTCGGGCAAGAACAGTATTGGCCCTGGGAGACTGTGGAGGAGGTCTATGACCACTGCCTGGAACCGCTCGGTCTAAACTTTAAACAGTTACAAAATCAGCCTGGAATTTTTGGTGCGCGGGAATATCGGCGCTATGAGAAATTCGGCTTCGGCACCCCCTCCGGCAAGGTCGAGCTGAAATCTTCAATCTTTGAAGAGCTGGGAAAGGACGCCCTACCGCAGTATCGCGAACCGGTCTGGAGTCCCAAAGCCGATCCGACGCTGACAGAGGAGTATCCGCTGATCCTGATTACCGGCAGCCGCTATATGCCGATATATCACTCCGAGCATCGCCAGATCGAAGCGGCACGTAAAAAGATGCCAGATCCACTGGTCTCAATTCATCCAGTGACAGCCGAAAGGTTGGGCCTGGCCGAAGGCGACTGGGCGGTAATCTCGACCCCGCTTGCCTCGATCCGCCAGCGCGTAAAACTGTCTGACGCCATGGACCCTGCTATGGTTGATATTCAGCACTCCTGGTGGTTCCCGGAGCGTGATCCAAAACTTCCGGAGCTCTTTGGCGTGTTCGAATCGAACGCTAACATGCTCTGCCCGGACGATCCAGAATTCTGCAGTCCGGAAATCGGTAGCTGGCCCCATTCCGCTTTGATGTGTCGGGTTGAGAAGGAGAAGCAATCATGA
- a CDS encoding coiled-coil domain-containing protein: MQPELGHVVMIQADQVLTAMLQMGWQVGNKPPGYAAIQARLRQLFGNGGDGNRMRELREAAIRMATGQPASDDDLGHADLPPLPEEIQQELQAMAIAFEEQLTRLDHRLALCLDSALSDIRSEARIKINTVKRDAEERLAVAHEELDQALTDLQVSGATLSALQEELTNTRELAAKTSGRIEAMEHEQSAKTARISSLENELTTAHAEIATSTGRLETLQSDLQTRIKHIEMLDARLADARESATTAISRAQSLENEMKSGAEQVQCLQDELTSNKESSARNSGRLEVLEQELAAKTGRIIDLEATLTEATTAMATATGRAEVLEQELTAARAHTRKGAKP; encoded by the coding sequence ATGCAACCAGAGTTGGGTCATGTTGTGATGATTCAAGCAGATCAGGTATTGACTGCAATGCTGCAGATGGGCTGGCAAGTAGGTAACAAGCCGCCCGGCTATGCTGCTATTCAAGCCCGCCTGCGCCAGCTGTTCGGCAACGGCGGAGACGGCAACCGGATGCGTGAACTGCGAGAGGCAGCCATTCGTATGGCAACTGGACAGCCTGCCAGTGATGACGACCTGGGTCATGCCGACTTGCCGCCGCTGCCTGAGGAGATTCAGCAGGAGTTGCAGGCCATGGCAATCGCTTTTGAAGAGCAACTGACACGTCTGGATCATCGCTTGGCTCTATGCCTCGACAGTGCCTTGTCCGATATCAGATCTGAGGCCAGGATCAAGATTAACACGGTCAAACGCGACGCAGAGGAACGCTTGGCAGTTGCACATGAAGAACTCGACCAAGCTTTGACCGACTTACAGGTATCAGGTGCAACCCTCAGCGCTTTACAGGAAGAACTCACGAACACTCGAGAACTCGCTGCCAAAACATCTGGTCGTATCGAGGCCATGGAGCATGAGCAATCTGCCAAGACAGCCCGAATCAGCAGTCTAGAGAATGAACTGACAACGGCACACGCTGAAATAGCTACCTCAACGGGCCGGTTGGAAACTCTGCAGTCCGATCTACAAACAAGGATCAAGCACATAGAGATGCTTGATGCACGCCTGGCTGATGCCAGAGAGTCTGCTACAACGGCCATATCCAGAGCCCAGTCACTTGAAAATGAGATGAAGAGCGGGGCTGAACAGGTGCAATGTCTTCAGGATGAACTTACATCCAACAAGGAGTCATCGGCTAGAAATTCTGGGCGTTTGGAGGTGCTTGAGCAGGAGCTGGCAGCCAAAACAGGCCGTATCATCGACCTGGAGGCCACGTTAACTGAGGCTACCACTGCCATGGCCACCGCCACCGGGAGGGCCGAGGTGTTGGAGCAGGAGTTGACAGCGGCCAGGGCCCATACCAGGAAGGGAGCCAAACCATGA
- a CDS encoding DUF169 domain-containing protein, with protein sequence MIEKSIIEDTNTLLGYLGLDEEPIGVYYADTKPENAFGPKPGPIITRELEEQGQIDMQAVFQKFSCVIGNIWLARKKKGTAYISTEEYGCPGGSFYCSMMKPNLRFIEHYVTTGFEGTPIHGERYLPSPEAMRKFLDTVNPRKAPAKYCLFKPLSLFTGSEVPEFVIFFARPEVLSGLFTHTMFTTGEFDSVVSPFGAGCTNVISWPLHYQERGVEKAVLGGFDPSARKYMKTDELTFTVPWTLYQKMLKAMPESIFSVDGEWKTVRKKINHSAKTWGENH encoded by the coding sequence ATGATTGAAAAATCAATTATTGAAGACACCAACACTTTACTGGGATATCTCGGTTTGGATGAAGAGCCCATCGGCGTCTATTACGCTGACACTAAACCAGAAAATGCCTTTGGTCCCAAACCTGGTCCAATCATTACCCGCGAACTGGAAGAACAAGGCCAGATCGACATGCAGGCGGTTTTTCAAAAATTCTCCTGCGTTATCGGAAACATCTGGCTGGCAAGGAAGAAAAAGGGGACTGCCTATATCTCCACTGAAGAGTATGGGTGTCCTGGTGGTTCTTTCTACTGCTCCATGATGAAGCCCAATCTCAGATTCATTGAGCACTATGTAACCACAGGGTTTGAAGGAACCCCCATACATGGTGAGCGTTATTTGCCATCACCTGAGGCTATGAGGAAATTCTTGGATACGGTCAACCCCCGAAAGGCTCCGGCCAAATATTGCCTCTTCAAGCCGTTGTCACTCTTTACCGGCAGTGAGGTGCCTGAGTTTGTGATATTTTTTGCTCGGCCCGAAGTGTTGAGTGGTCTTTTCACCCACACCATGTTTACGACCGGGGAGTTTGACAGTGTCGTTTCGCCATTCGGTGCAGGTTGCACCAACGTTATATCCTGGCCTCTGCATTATCAGGAACGGGGCGTGGAAAAAGCCGTACTGGGCGGTTTTGACCCTTCTGCACGGAAGTATATGAAAACTGATGAACTAACCTTCACAGTCCCTTGGACTCTGTATCAAAAGATGTTGAAGGCCATGCCTGAATCAATTTTTAGTGTTGACGGTGAATGGAAAACCGTACGCAAAAAAATAAATCATAGTGCCAAGACGTGGGGAGAAAACCATTAA